The Schistocerca nitens isolate TAMUIC-IGC-003100 chromosome 6, iqSchNite1.1, whole genome shotgun sequence DNA segment GTTCATCAAATCTTAGATTATTGATCAAAAACTCAAATCGATTTTTCGTCGTAACTCCTCAGAAAAATGGGGACCCGTATACTACAGACCATGCATCAGTACAATTCAGATGCGCATTTTTAGAGCTCCACTCATAAAAAGTATACCAAATAAAGCTTTTATTTCGTTTTGGTTGGTATCTCCAGTATACCACTGTGGTGATGTGAATTTTTCCCTTGAATTAGCAATTTTTTGGTTTGTGTATGCAACTATTAGTGAAACCATGTCACTAGTAAATAACAGTTCAAATAATTTCAGGGGAGACGTTTGTCTACTGCACCAAGGGCATGTACCACTATATTCTTTGCTGGCACTCTCGACACTTTTTTGCGGAAGGGATGTGTGTTCCAACAATGCCCATTTCTGCCATATAAAATTTTCATTACTTGGCTATCTCCTTCATCTGATGAATCAACCTCAAATGGCGGTACATCGAATTTGTCATCCTCCTGGTCGTCTGTGATATGACCGTCTTCAGGTTTACTCACATCTTCGTCTGATTCACTGTAATATACATTTTCAGCCTCTTCTTGTTCAAattctcttattatttcctctggaGTTCTTGAAAGTTCATGAGAAGACATTTTCTACGCCTGCAAAAGAAAGTACCACCtattttataaacaaaaaaattaatgtaaataacaAGGTGGGGTGATTTTTTTACCCCGAACACAAAATTTCACACTTTACCTGTTAAAGGAGCATGGAAAATAAAGACTGAGAGATTATAGCCTCCCCAACATGAAAAACAATACTGACTGGAAAGGTAAAAAATGACTCCCGTCCGAGAAGCCAGTGGTACCAACATAGGATAAAAAATTATAGCGACTGGGGTAATTTCTTACCCCACCTTGTTATTCTAGTGCTAAAAATCATCTGTTCTCTGTTTGTCTTTACTGTGTATTATCCATATCCACATAAGGTTACACAAAAAAGAGCTCACTAACTTTCACAaatggcttcctaacacttaaatttgtgttCAGTGACAatgaatttctctttttcaggaaagctttttttattttattttttccccagtctacatttcatacacaTTCTCTCTGCTTctgacatcatcaattattttgctgccggaATAGCAAAATCACCTACTAATCTCAACATCTCATTGcttaatctaatatcctcagcatcacctgattcagttCTGATACACTCCACCgttcttgttttatttatttgtattaattttataACATGTTTCCAAGATAATATCCATATAATCTCTGACAAAACTACAATGCCTGATTCCTGCACAAGTTGTTGATAACTTTTTACTCTTTACATTTTATTCCTGATCACCTTGTTACAGTCAGTATTCAAAATCTTTTACTAAACCTACAAATACTGTAAATGTGGGTATGCCATGCTTCAAACTATATTCTAGCATAGTCATCGGCTTAGTATTTATccaggtgttcctacatttctcaggaacTTAAATAGATCCTCCACCAGGtcagtttctccttggtttccattcttctgtaggtaATTTGTATTAATATAGTGCTTAATGGTATGCTCAGGACTATTAACAGTCATTGCCCCCTTTCAGAAAGTCTCAATCAAATCCCATGTAATAGCTTAAGTTAACTTCTGCTGTTTTTAGCCATTTGTCAGTGTTTTCAAATTTGAACAGGCATTGACATTTGAAATGTGTATCATCCATGCACAGTATCATACACTTTACCATGTGAATAATGGAGCTGCTTTGTCAAGAGAAGCAGATAACTCCTGTTGCCATTCATAACAACATGCTCCATATGGCATTAGTAGTGTTGTTATGTTGTTGCACATACATATTGCCCTGAAAATGCCTTATCAGCATGGCTGAATGATGAAAGATATCTATCATTTAGAGATGTTTCTATGCTCTGTGCAATGTTCCCTATATCTCTGAACATTCACTTGTGCACTCTACTTCAACTGAAtctttcacaatttaaaaaaaaaaaaaaaaactacctgcAGATTGTTGCTTCTCATGTAGTTGGCCTTATCAAACATTACCTCACCATCATCTCAGGACTGAGCAAGATGGCACACTAGGAGGACATTGGACTTTTCATTGGGAGGACTGCTGCTGATATTTCTTTCCTGCCTTTTTCTCATTACCTCATACTTGTATTGCCAAGGTCAGGGTTACACTAACAAGTTATACCTGATGTGCAACATTACTTTCAATCAACTTGGATAGATTGCTGCTAAACGTTACATATGTCAGCAGCTCTTTGACTGCAAAAACATGTTTGTAAAAGGCACTATGTAATACAGCTTTCAGATACTACTGCAATCCGACTTTCATTTACCTTTCAATGATCTCTTATCTATGACAACAGGAGAAAGTCACAAAACACTATATTGGGTGAGTAGATATGTAGATGTTGATTAATCTTATTCTTGAAACATTGCTAACttatcataattttttttcatgAAACATTCTGTTTTCTTTTGGTTCTCCACCACCTCCACCTCCTTCATCAGTATATGTGATGTTTGTCACAAAGAGAGATATGACATGAGTAATTTCATAAAAAGGAATCCGAATTATGTGATTCCTTGATCAGTCACATTCTTGTTGTAAACAGACTGTGTTTAAGTATTGGATTCTCATGAAACTGATGATGGGTGTGTACCAGTATTTGTTTATGTACCAGTATTTAATCAGTTTTCTTTATACAGTAATTTGTCATATGAAGGCAGAGAGATGTGTAAGCGGTTTTAGAGAAGATGGTTTTAACTAAGAGATGAAAATGGTATTTTTTAACCAGTTACAAATATTTTAGGCTATTGTCAGTATAACAAGCTGCAAAATTATTGAAGATtgcatattaaaattttaaaacaatgctaATATTATAGATACAAAAAATTACAGTACCTGCATGTTTGTTAAAGGCTTAGAAGAATTGAAGAGAACTAGAGGGGAGCTCCAGTTACAAATAGACAAGGCAGAAGAGGAAAAatgtttaaaagaaaaagaaataaagaagttATCTTCTGATCTTTCACGAATAAATCAAGTGCTAGATGACAAAATAGCAAAGAGAAATGCACTTGACAAAACAATAAGTGAAACGGAAGGTGCATATGTTAAAGTAAGTGACAATTTTTGTAAATTCTCATAATTTCTGTATATTTAATTTTGTAGGTACAGTTCAGAATTTTTGTGGTGGGCCAGAAATTCAATTTAAGTAAAATTTTACAAACAGTGCAGTGTGCATTAAATAGATTAAAATCTATGGATAAGATACTGATAAAATCGAGCATTGCACATATATGCTGCAACACATTAGTGACTCATCACACAAATACTATAATTTTTGGCGTcgggtttatttttatttatttatttcacaagcaatgtttaatttgaaattaaatttgGCCATATGTGATACTTGTTAGAAAAAGAGAGAGAACTTGAGTAACGTCAGAAATATGTGGAATTCTACGAACCCACACGTCTTGCATCTAcagctccatctacatctacggggtggtccatctgaagtttcggatgagattatctcacaaactatacatcgggtaaaaatagtgggtaagacaagttcgtcagctcaaagggggacatcaaatgatactacacatgaCCCGCCcctgtgggtggggtggggggcaacttttaaatcttaaatggaagcaCCCATTTTTTATGTCAGATtcagattctccataaaaaaagtaatcgagttttgtctgaaacatttttttaaatcattgacagatagcactgaaatcgagaaaaaagtgaAATTGGGGAAGGACTCTGATTTATTAAGAATTAtacgagaaagacgcatcaaatcaatGAAAagtgtgcaccaattctttcgttatgccaaattaagctatttttgtacaaaatgttctgtatcctacttttagcgttacccaggaacaatggCATGAACGTAGTAGAGTCATATTGCCATggagtgcttcattagtgtgagtccccttgcctctcacatgttggggtgcttcctTAGTGTGAgtacccttgcctctcacaatttggggtgcttaattaaagAAATTAGCcgtgaagaaattgttcaaaattatccccatttgcttcactgcATAAAATCAAttgtctgcgaaagttgtccacagttttgagcagcacatcacgtggtatggctgcacatgctcttcgaatgcgttgctccatatcgtttcgggttgtgggctgtctttcataagcaataatttttaaatatccccacaagaaaaaaatcgagagatgttaggtctggtgaacgtggaggccactgaattggtccaccgCGTCCTATCTACCGACCAGGgtaccataaatttaaaatgttctgcacatttttagcataatggggagctgctccatcctgttggaaccacattaattGCCTAGTTTCTAAAACAACATCttccatcagctccaacaaatcatcacggagaagttataaataagtttccccagtaacattttggtcaaaaaaatacggtcctatcaagtaaccatttaaaattccacaccagaccattaacgaccatttgtgttgattgtcaacgggtctgtgccagtgtggattgacaggggaccaataatgacaatcatgacgatttaattcgccatgtgtatttgcatatctttcggcattaatgcctgtgtcagtgtgatatgatatgcACGATATTTATGTGCCTTAAAAATCCTCGAAACAGTTTATTtcagtattccagtttgtctctgaattgcgagactactaatttcgggatccagttgaacacaggcgagaacggtaagggtacgagcgtcattttcattgtattcgcgatgacgaggtggatggTGCATGTGTCCATTTTGAGCTCATTGAGTGCACTTtcaaataatgttttcgcttggatgtcgtctgtttgggaaatgaTCCGCATACAATTGTGCAGCTGCAgcataattgttatggcattcacctaaaattaacatcatatcaacaacctctgtaggaggatagtgagccatgtttcactaaagaataatttactttcatcagttgatgtctatggttcacaatctgaaagtgaagtgacatcTGATTGCATTGCAccaacctttatactgagccatagtttgcAGTTTGGCCACAGTCGAGTgaataatgcaattgtgaagagttccctaacgagattttaataccattctgcctccctccatcaaaaactgtggcgggtaggatatattttgtaaaaaaaaaaaaaaaaagggcaagcttaatttggcataatgaaagcattggtgcacattttgtatcgatttgatgcgtccttctcggaccATTCTAAATAAATTGGTATTCTTCcacaattttatgtttcttgatttaagtgccatctgtcaatggttttaaaaaaatgtttcagacaaaacttaactactttttttatggagaatccaaatctgcaataaaaaatggggggtttTCATTTAAGATTTACAAGTTGCCCCACGCCCCATCCAAGGAGGCGGGGGCTGGGGGTCACATGTAGTATCATTCGATGTCCCCCTTTGAGAATATGAACTAGTCTTACGCACTGTTTTCACCTGATGTAtaattttcgagataatctcatccgaaacttctgATGCATCACCCTGTCTATATATCTATATTCTACAAATCCCCGTGAGGTGTATGGCAGACGGTACATCCCATAGTTCcagctattagggtttcttcccattccattcacatatggagtgcaggaaaaatgattgaatgcctctgtgcatgcagtaattgttctaatcttatACACATGATCTCTCTTTGAGCAACATGTAGGcaattgtagtacattcctagtgtCATCTATTAAATCCaatttttgaacatttgttaacagactttcttagGATAGTTTACTTCAACAGTCTACTAATTCAGTTCATTTAGTATCTATGTGACACTTTCCCAcacattaaacaaacctgtgacaattcgtgctgcccttctctgcatatgttcaatatcccctgttagtcctatttggtataggtcccgcacacttgagcaatattctaggatgggtcgcaccagtgatttgcaagcaatctcatttgtagactgattgcacttccccactattctaccaagaaatcaaagtctaccacctgctttaccccaactgagcctatgtggtcattccatttcatatccccacaaagtgttacacccaagtttttgtatgagttggctgattctagcattgactcattgatgttatagtcataggataccacatttatttttttgttttgtgaaatgctAAATTTAACGTTTCTGAATACGTAGAGCAAGTTGCCAAGCTCCGCATcaatttgaaatcttataaagatctgactgaatatttatgcagcttcttgcagatagtagttcattatagataactgcatcatctgcaaaatgcttaatattactgttaatattgtctgcaaggtcattaatatacaacatgaacagcaaaggtcccaacacactttccgggcgggggggggggggggggggggggggatgataatacccaaagttacttctacatctgacgatggctctccatccaaggtaacatgttgtgtcctccctaccaaaaagttctcaatccagtcacgaaTTTCACTTGATAGTCCTTATGATTGCACTTTTGACAGTAAACATaggggtggtactgagtcaaatgcttttaggaaatcaagaaataatgcACCTATCTGACTGCCTTGAACCAAAGATTTCAGTGAGGCTTGAGAAAAACACAAgtcgggtttcacatgatcgatgttttcggagtcAGGTCTGGTTGGCTTGGAGGAAgtgattctgttcaagatacctcattatatttgagctgagaatatgttatAAGATAGGATAgtgaatggtagttttgtggatcacttccactacccttcttgtagatgggtgtgacctgtacttttttcccAAGAACTGAGCAAGTTTTTTTTTGCTTGAGGgacctatgatagattatagttagaagagggccaATCTCAGCCACAAACTTGATACAAAATCTAACAGGGAtttcattgggccctggagctttgttcagtcataacaatttcagctgtttctcaacaccactgacactaatacttatttcgttgatcttttcagtggtgcaagtattaaattggggcagttcctGTCACATTCACTAGGGctgggcactaactttggtgccactagcaGCTTTTGCAAATGACCAGACTATCtgggttctgtgaaaaaatcatttGTTAattttctgctatggtagtcattgcaGGCATCACGCATTTCTCTCGacagccaaacgcatttcattcagcTTCACTCTATCTGTAGTCacgtgctttgttttacatctatcatgcagtaatctctgtttctttagaggtttctttgcagtgactgtataccgTGGACTGTTCTAATTGGACATATTTATCCAACATATGGTCAATTATTCttgtaaacttgagccatagttcctctacatgctcctgccctgtgctgaaagtttcaagttctgcattaagatatgacactactgattgttACTGATCTGGTTTACTGAACAGACATttctttctgcttgtttcagttgtcctttgtactttggtaatcttcATTGCCACAACCATGTATTGGTCACTATTatgtgaaatgcattcacatttcacAATTCCAGCTGTAACCTGTATTGTGGATTATGTTGATATTTCTTATGGTTCTTTCTgttgtttttttattacatttccaaACTGAACTTTCATCATCACTTCTCTACTTGTATGACAAATATCATAATCCCATAAGTGCAGTAATTTTTCTAAATTCATTCATTTGTATCATGTTTGTGAATCCATCATATCacttttattatgttttatgttaATACTATATGTTTGCTATATTCCAGTCAGTTATCCTATTTCTGCAGTTTATGTGCAGGGCCTACAATTTATAATGGTTCCAGAATCATAGAACTCTTATCTTCCATCATCCATATGTCAGTTCATGTCCAGATTTCAATTCAAGTCAGTCAGGTGTATGTACCTCAATGCCAATAGAGCTTTTTGCTGTGACTACTTGATTTTAAATGCTTCAAACATTGTCAGATAGTGAGACAGCTTTACATCCCCTGAAATaaatgtgtctgtcagtagtgtgtTCTTTACTTGTGTGAACATAAAATGGGTTTGCACAATATATCTTTCCTATGTACTCCTATTCTGTTGTTCACTGTACTGCACAGCTGAATGATTTGACAGACATGTGTAAATCCAACGACAGAGTTCTGACATTGACATTGTATTGTACATATAAAAAGCAAATATCAAGACAGCTTGCTGGAATATGTCAGATATACATGTAAGTATtatgttttcttgttttatgatgtgTTCTACAATTTCCTTGAGAATCTCCTGATTATGAATATATGGAAGAGAAAGTACACctagtctaatctaatcttattTGATACAGCTCACTGCCTAAGAATTCCCGCTGACAAGAATGGTTTAAAAATGCTTTGTTTATCATTTTACTGGGAAAATTACAAGTATATCGGTCTGCCATAATGGGTAAAATCTTGGTTTAAATGTTGAAGATAGTTTTAATATTAGAAAAAGAGGCTGAAAGGAGGAAATAAAGCAATATGTGGGATACTTCTACATTTCAGAACCATATTAGTACTGTCTGTGCAGGTAATTTATCAGCAAAGAGTTCAATTTCCACAAAATAATTCTGTGTTGTGGACTGCAACAGCAGTCAGGTAAGGGACCCATACCAGGTCGAATTAATGCAaaagaagaggaagagagagaacaggaggggggagggggtagagcCTAAGAAGAGCTGTGGGACTCATCACAAATTTCTGTAGTCCACATAAAATTTCCCtgtatcagaatattaaagtaactgactgttatttatttattgaacagCTACAGTAGCAACAACCAGTCAGAGTTTTAACTTGGGCTTGCATTCTGTAATGTCCATTGTCATTATATCTCTCTATATTATATGCCACTTATCAGTGGCCATTACCATAACTGTTATAATTCATTTTCATTATGTGATCTGTCTCACTATGTTGCATATTCATTTTACACTACAGAATGTCTTAAGCAAATAGCTAAAGTTTGCAGAAAAGTAATAAGGCTACTACAGTGCTACAAGTTAGTAGGGGTGGTATGTGCAAATATGTGTAGTATGGAATCATACAGCTGTTTCTGCCACAGCAATACTTTACCCATGGGTAATTAAAAATGGATATCACCAACCCCTTGCATCAACTGCACTTAAGTGTCCACCATGAGGCCCAAGCAAAAGTAACCTCCATTTTCATATACCATGTGAAGTGGTGGGGGAATAGAACAGTCACTACAATGACTCATGCAGTATGTCAGTGTGCTAAGAGTTGTGATAGTGAGCAAGCCACATTTCTTTTCATTCCCTGAAGTAGCTGTGCAAAATGAATGTTGCAACTGAAAATCTCCCCAAAAGTGAAATCTGTTACATAACATGGTTTTCAGTGGACAAAATTACTGAAGCTAGTGACATTCATCATGGAATGTGTGCTGTATACTGACCAAATATGATGagtgaaaatattgtgtgccagtggACAGTCCATGATTAAACAAAAGTGGCTGACCATCTGCTAACAGCAACAaattggtacagaaaactgatatttTGTGATATCTAAATTGTTGGGCAAATTTCCACACTTTTTCAAAGTGTTTTGCATAAGATTATCAC contains these protein-coding regions:
- the LOC126263740 gene encoding Sjoegren syndrome nuclear autoantigen 1 homolog isoform X2, translating into MYVCLEELKRTRGELQLQIDKAEEEKCLKEKEIKKLSSDLSRINQVLDDKIAKRNALDKTISETEGAYVKILESSKVLLDMIRRETMTVKHSLMKKPVSKDLPVSSDVH
- the LOC126263740 gene encoding Sjoegren syndrome nuclear autoantigen 1 homolog isoform X1 is translated as MAQHGALLQTYNQELVKCLEELKRTRGELQLQIDKAEEEKCLKEKEIKKLSSDLSRINQVLDDKIAKRNALDKTISETEGAYVKILESSKVLLDMIRRETMTVKHSLMKKPVSKDLPVSSDVH